The Nocardia sp. NBC_01503 sequence GGCCGCCTCGGCGCTCGCCGATGTCGGCATCGGCTGGCTGACGGCGCTGTCCGGATCGAAGAAGATCATCAACTGGCTGTCGCTGCCGACCATCATGGCGCATATGACCACCTGGGTGACCCCGCTGCGGATGGAGTCCGTGCTGTCGGTGACCCGGACGCTGTGTGCGGTCGCGCTGGTCGCGATTCTGGTGTGGGCGTGGTGGCGCTTCCGGCATACCGAGAAGGAAGCCGTCTTCGGTATCACCGTGGCATTCGTGGCGATCGTCATCCTCTCGCCCGCCGCACTGCCCTGGTACTACTCGTGGCCGCTGGCCCTGGCCGCCGGATTCGCATTGTCCACCACCACATTGCAGGTGCTGGTCGGCTTGTGTACGTGGCTCATGCTGGTATTCCAGCCGGATGGGTCCATCGGTCTGTACAGCTTCTGGCATGTCGCGCTGGCGACCTTCGCGGCCGTGGTCGCGGCGGTCTCACTGCGCACCGTCGACCCGCTCAAGCTCAGCGCGCATACGCATCATCCGGCGACAGTGAATCCGCCGCCCACCCCGGCATGAGTTCGGTGGAACTCGAACTCGCCTATCGGGATTGCCGCCGGATCGCCGCCGAACACGGGCGCACCTACTTCCTGGCGACCCGACTGCTGGAGCCCGAGCGAAGACCCGCCGTACACGCGCTGTACGCGTTCGCGCGCATGGTGGACGACATTGTCGACGACACCGCGGCGGCGATACGGGTCCAGGACTCCGCAGCGCGCTTGGATCGGATCGAGAACGACCTGCGCGGGCGGCTGGCGCACGCACCCGGCGCACCCGGTGACGACCGGGTACTGCTCGCGGTCACCGATACGATCCTGCGGTACTCCATTGCGCCCGAACACTTCTGGGTATTCCTGGACTCCATGCGCATGGACATTCCGGGCAGCCCGCAATACCGCGACCGCTACCCCACCATGGCTGCCCTGCGCGATTACATGCGCGGCTCCGCCGCCGCCATCGGCCTGCAAATGCTGCCCATCCTGGGCACCGTGGTCCCCCTCGCCGAGGCCGAACCCGCTGCCGCCGCGCTCGGCGAAGCCTTCCAGCTCACCAATTTCCTGCGCGATATCGCCGAAGATCTCGACCGCGGCCGCGTCTACCTGCCCGCCGACGAACTCGCGGCCTTCGGCGTGGACGACGATCTGCTGCAGCACTGCCGCGACACCGGCCGCACCGACCCCCGCGTCCGCCGCGCCCTGGCCCACCTGATCGCGGTCAACCGCGGCATCTACCGCAGCGCCACCCCCGGTATCGACCTGCTCACCCCCCGGGTACGCCCCGCCATCCGCACCGCCGCCACGCTCTACGGCGCCATCCTCGACGAGATCGAACGCACCGACTACGCCGTCTTCACCCGCCGAGCCACGGTCCCCCGGCATCGCCGACTCCGCGTCGCCGCAAAGGAATTCGCCGCCGACCTGCGCTAACTACGAAGACGATCCGCCGCTGGGCGGACGGAGCGTGCATGCGTCCGGAAACTGGGGCGGGCAAGGCTTCTGCAGGCTGCCGGTGGGCAGGTTGAAGAGCATCGTCAGCAGGTCGATGGCCGCGCTTCCCGTATCGCTCGCATAAATGGATTGTGCGGCGCTCGGCTCGGCCGGTGCCGCTGCCTGCCAGGGAAGATTGTCCGCTGAAGCGGTAGCTGCGACTATCGACGAGCCGCCCACCACCGCTCCGGTCAGGGCCGTCACTATGACGGCGGTACGGAGGGCAGAAACAGAAGCACGCACGAGTGGAGTCCTTTGATCGGGCAGCAATTTCACCCGTCACGTTTTCAGACTCCGAACCCGGCCTGACAGACCAGGATTCCGCTGCCCCGACCGCTGGGGCCAGGACTCGCGGCTGCGTCCTCATCGACCAGGAGCTGGCAGCGCGATCGACCCGCGGCACAGCGCCATGGATTCCTGGTGATCGCGCGTCCAATGCGGACCGCGGATCCCGGCCACAAGCACGCCGGGATGACGAGGGGCGCGGATCAGAACGGGTCGGCGGCCGCGCGGCGGATGACCTCGCGGGCCAGGTCCCCGTGCAGGGCGTCGATGGGACGGCCCGGGAGGGACTCGTCCTCGGTGTAGATCCACTCGAGGATTTCCTCATTGGTGTATTTGCCGTCGCGCATGACGGTGATCAGACCGGTGAGATGCTTCGCGATCTGGCCCGTGGAATCGAAGAACTCCTTCGGGACGGCGATAACACCGTCGCGGCGGACCGCGATCAGCTGATGTTCGCGCAGCATCTGGTGTACCCGGGTCACGGACATGCCGAGCAGCTCCGCCACATCGGGCAGGGGAAGCACGGTGACCGAATCCGGCAGGACATCATCGCTGTAGGGGATGGCACTCACGGGTACAACGGTAGTCTGTCGTGCCGCGTCCGCCGCATCACACCCCGACCCGACTACCATCGGGTCACAGTCGCGCAGGGCGACTTGGAAATCGGAAGGGTTGCAGTTTGATCGGCCAGATGCTGGAAGGGCGCTACCGCATCGACGCGCCGATCGCGCGCGGCGGTATGTCCACGGTGTTCCGGGGGGTGGACACCCGTTTGGACCGACCGGTCGCCATCAAGGTGATGGACCCCAAGTTCGCCAACGACCCACAATTCCTCACCCGCTTCGAACTGGAGGCCCGCGCGGTCGCCAAGCTCAAGCATCCCGGCCTGGTCGCGGTCTACGACCAGGGCGTGGACGGCGACCATCCGTTCCTGATCATGGAATTGGTCGAGGGCGGCACGCTGCGTGAGCTGCTGCGCGAACGCGGACCCATGCCACCGCACGCGGTGCGCGCGGTCGCCGAACCGGTGCTCGCGGCCATCGGCGTCGCCCACGCGGCCGGACTGGTGCACCGCGATATCAAACCCGAGAACGTCCTCATCTCCGACTCCGGCGAGGTCAAGATCGCCGACTTCGGACTGGTGCGCGCGGTCGCGGCGGCGAGTATCACCTCCGACAGCGTGATTCTGGGCACCGCGGCGTACCTCTCGCCCGAACAGGTCACCAGCGGTAGCGCCGACGCGCGCAGCGATGTGTACTCGGCGGGCATTCTCATCTTCGAAATGCTCACCGGGCGTACGCCGTTCACCGGTGACACCTCGATCTCCATCGCCCTGCAGCGCGTGGACAAGGATGTGCCGAGCCCGAGCCGGCTCATCTCCGGCGTCCCGCCCGAATTCGACGAATTGGTCGCGCACGCCACCGCGCGCGAACCCTCGCACCGATTCGGCGATGCCACCGAAATGGCGCGCGAGCTACGCCGGATTGCCCGGGAGTTGCAGTTACCGGACTACCGGGTGCCCGCGCCCGCCGAATCGGCCGAACATCTGAGCGCGCGCTACCGAGTCGACCCGGCACCCGCGGCCGCTCATCCGGCCCCGCGCACACCCGAGCCCGTACGACACGCGCCCTACGGGGCCGCCGACGTCACCACCCGCATTCCGGCCGACCCGCCGACCATGCAGGTGCCCCCGCATCAGCAGACGCGAGTCATGACCGCCGCCAGGGAGATTCCGCCGGAGTACGCCCCGCCGACCCGGCAGGACCCGCGCCAACCCGAGCGCGGACACCGCTCCGAACTCATCGAGGATCGCGGCAAATCCCGGCGGACCGTCATCATCTGGCTCAGCATCGTGGTCGCCCTGGCCATGCTCCTGGGAATCGGCGGCTGGTGGCTGGGGGTGGGCAGATACGCGGCCGTGCCCTCCATCGCCGGACTCGACACCCAGCGCGCCATCTCCACCCTGCAGGACGCGGGCTTCTCCACCGAGACCAGGCAGAAAGCCTCGGACATCATTCCGGTGGGCAATGTGGTCGGCACCGATCCGACGGCCGGAACCAAGGTCACCAAGGGTTCGACGGTCGCGGTACTGGTCTCCAGCGGTAAACCGAAGGTCCCCGATGTCACGCCCGGGCAGGATGTCAGCAGCGTGACCAAGGCGATCAAGGATGCGGGGCTGACACCGGTCGACTCGGGCGAGATCGGCAGTACGGCCCCGAAAGGCACACTCGCCAAGGTGGATCCGGGTCCCGGGACCGTACTCCCGACGGGCGGCAGCGTGAAGGTGTACCGCAGCAAGGGATCCGCGCCCATCAAGATGCCGGATCTGAGCGGTAAGACCGAGGACGAGGCCAAGGGCATTCTGCAGAAGGCCGGAATTACGGTGCGCGACACCAGGGCCCAGTACGACGCCAAGATCAAGGCGGGTCAGGTCATCGCCACCGATCCGGTCGCCGGGACCACGGTCGAGACCGGGGACGGGGTCACCCTCATCGTCAACAACGCGGTCGAGGTGCCCAGCGTGCTGGGCTCCAATGTCGCCGCGGCGCGTGCGAAGCTCGAAGCCCTCGGCCTCAAAGTGACTGTGCGCCAACTGGCCTCGAATGAGAGCTCGATCGTCATCTCGCAGAGCACGCTCGGCAATATCGAAGCCGGTTCCACCGTCACCCTGGTGGCGATTCCCTAGGGCCGTTCGAAAAGATGTGCGGCCCGATCCGATCAGGATCGGGCCGCATTCTTATTTCATTGTGCGCGTGAGCGATTCGCTCAGCGGAGCATCTCCGCCACCAGGAACGCCAGCTCCAGGGACTGCTGGGTGTTCAGCCGGGGATCGCAGGCCGTCTCGTACCGATCCACCAGATCCAGATCGGAGATGTCCTGTGCGCCACCGAGGCATTCGGTGACGTTCTCACCGGTCAGCTCGATATGCAGACCACCCGGATGGGTGCCGAGCGCGTGATGCACCTCGAAGAAGCCCTGTACCTCGTCGACGATGCGGTCGAAGTGGCGGGTCTTGTAGCCGTTCGAGGTCTCATGGGTATTGCCGTGCATGGGATCGCACTGCCAGATCACCTGGTGACCGGTGGCCTGCACCTTCTCGATGATCGCTGGCAGTACCTCGCGGACCTTCTGATTGCCCATACGAGCGACCAGGGTCAGGCGGCCGGGCTCATTGTTCGGATCGAGCCGCTCCACGTACTCCACGGCCATCTCCGGCGTGGTGGTGGGACCGATCTTCAGGCCGATCGGGTTGGCCAGCAGTTCGGCGAAGGCGATATGCGCGCCGTCGAGCTGACGGGTGCGCTCACCGATCCACAGGAAGTGCGCGGACAGATCGTAGAGCAGC is a genomic window containing:
- a CDS encoding phytoene/squalene synthase family protein; translation: MSSVELELAYRDCRRIAAEHGRTYFLATRLLEPERRPAVHALYAFARMVDDIVDDTAAAIRVQDSAARLDRIENDLRGRLAHAPGAPGDDRVLLAVTDTILRYSIAPEHFWVFLDSMRMDIPGSPQYRDRYPTMAALRDYMRGSAAAIGLQMLPILGTVVPLAEAEPAAAALGEAFQLTNFLRDIAEDLDRGRVYLPADELAAFGVDDDLLQHCRDTGRTDPRVRRALAHLIAVNRGIYRSATPGIDLLTPRVRPAIRTAATLYGAILDEIERTDYAVFTRRATVPRHRRLRVAAKEFAADLR
- a CDS encoding Rv2175c family DNA-binding protein — its product is MSAIPYSDDVLPDSVTVLPLPDVAELLGMSVTRVHQMLREHQLIAVRRDGVIAVPKEFFDSTGQIAKHLTGLITVMRDGKYTNEEILEWIYTEDESLPGRPIDALHGDLAREVIRRAAADPF
- the pknB gene encoding Stk1 family PASTA domain-containing Ser/Thr kinase; translation: MLEGRYRIDAPIARGGMSTVFRGVDTRLDRPVAIKVMDPKFANDPQFLTRFELEARAVAKLKHPGLVAVYDQGVDGDHPFLIMELVEGGTLRELLRERGPMPPHAVRAVAEPVLAAIGVAHAAGLVHRDIKPENVLISDSGEVKIADFGLVRAVAAASITSDSVILGTAAYLSPEQVTSGSADARSDVYSAGILIFEMLTGRTPFTGDTSISIALQRVDKDVPSPSRLISGVPPEFDELVAHATAREPSHRFGDATEMARELRRIARELQLPDYRVPAPAESAEHLSARYRVDPAPAAAHPAPRTPEPVRHAPYGAADVTTRIPADPPTMQVPPHQQTRVMTAAREIPPEYAPPTRQDPRQPERGHRSELIEDRGKSRRTVIIWLSIVVALAMLLGIGGWWLGVGRYAAVPSIAGLDTQRAISTLQDAGFSTETRQKASDIIPVGNVVGTDPTAGTKVTKGSTVAVLVSSGKPKVPDVTPGQDVSSVTKAIKDAGLTPVDSGEIGSTAPKGTLAKVDPGPGTVLPTGGSVKVYRSKGSAPIKMPDLSGKTEDEAKGILQKAGITVRDTRAQYDAKIKAGQVIATDPVAGTTVETGDGVTLIVNNAVEVPSVLGSNVAAARAKLEALGLKVTVRQLASNESSIVISQSTLGNIEAGSTVTLVAIP